Proteins encoded by one window of Cylindrospermum stagnale PCC 7417:
- a CDS encoding photosystem I assembly protein Ycf4 yields MTASTTINKGDRLLHQNVLGSRRFSNYWWATIVTMGATGFVLAGLSSYLKVNLLLVTDATQLIFVPQGLVMGLYGIAGLLLASYLWLVILWDVGGGYNEFNQETGTFKIFRWGFPGKNRQIQIDGRIQEVQSVRITLKEGLNPQRALYLRVKGRRDIPLTRVGQPLSLTELETQGAELARFLEVPLEGL; encoded by the coding sequence ATGACGGCATCAACAACGATTAACAAAGGCGATCGCCTCCTACATCAAAACGTTCTCGGTTCTCGTCGGTTCAGCAACTACTGGTGGGCAACCATCGTGACGATGGGAGCCACGGGTTTTGTGCTGGCTGGCCTATCCAGTTACCTAAAAGTCAATTTACTCCTGGTTACCGACGCAACGCAACTAATCTTCGTGCCTCAAGGATTGGTTATGGGGTTATATGGCATCGCTGGCTTGCTGTTAGCCTCATACCTGTGGTTGGTAATTCTATGGGATGTGGGCGGTGGCTACAACGAATTTAATCAAGAAACTGGAACATTCAAAATCTTCCGCTGGGGTTTTCCTGGCAAAAACCGCCAAATTCAGATTGACGGACGCATCCAAGAGGTGCAATCTGTGCGAATCACCCTGAAAGAAGGTCTAAATCCCCAACGCGCACTTTACCTGCGTGTCAAAGGTCGTCGCGATATTCCTTTAACACGGGTAGGTCAACCGTTATCCTTAACAGAGTTAGAAACTCAAGGCGCTGAGTTAGCTCGATTTTTGGAAGTACCTTTAGAAGGACTGTAA
- a CDS encoding peptidylprolyl isomerase: protein MQLKFPQFLVALVIVGALMLGGCSTQKDASRASSPTATATSKATETSSKTTAETTSVSETTSESIPGMKDLPRLEGKATVVITVKGSPITIEVDGTNAPITAGNFVDLVQKGVYDGLVFHRVVREPQPFVVQGGDPQSKDPKVPANRLGTGGYIDPKTGTERYIPLEIKPKGEEGIVYSQTIAKQPVLQHKQGALAMARSQSPDSASSQFYFALADLDFLDGNYAVFGNVTQGFDVVSKIQQGDRIDSAKVTQGAENLKNSQ, encoded by the coding sequence ATGCAGTTAAAATTTCCACAATTTTTGGTTGCTCTTGTAATTGTTGGGGCGTTGATGTTGGGAGGATGCTCAACACAGAAAGATGCTTCTCGCGCTTCTTCTCCAACCGCAACAGCTACCTCTAAAGCGACCGAAACAAGCAGTAAGACAACCGCTGAAACAACATCAGTATCAGAAACCACTAGTGAGAGTATTCCGGGAATGAAAGATTTACCACGGCTCGAAGGTAAGGCTACTGTGGTGATCACGGTGAAAGGCTCGCCGATTACCATCGAAGTAGATGGCACTAATGCCCCAATTACAGCTGGCAACTTCGTAGATTTAGTGCAAAAGGGTGTGTACGATGGTTTAGTTTTCCATCGAGTTGTCCGCGAACCCCAACCGTTTGTAGTTCAAGGGGGCGATCCCCAAAGCAAAGACCCGAAAGTTCCGGCAAATAGACTGGGAACAGGTGGTTATATTGACCCGAAAACGGGGACTGAGCGCTATATACCCTTAGAAATTAAGCCAAAAGGCGAAGAAGGCATAGTTTACAGTCAGACTATTGCTAAACAGCCTGTGTTGCAGCATAAGCAAGGTGCCTTAGCAATGGCGCGATCGCAATCGCCTGACTCAGCTTCTTCTCAGTTTTACTTTGCCTTAGCAGATTTGGACTTCCTAGATGGTAACTATGCCGTTTTTGGCAATGTCACCCAGGGTTTTGATGTAGTTAGCAAAATTCAGCAAGGCGATCGCATTGACTCAGCGAAAGTCACCCAAGGTGCAGAAAACTTGAAAAATAGTCAGTAG
- a CDS encoding beta-ketoacyl-ACP synthase yields the protein MKVVVTGIGLVSALGNSLKDSWQDLLAGKSGIKLHQPFPELEVLPLGLIDQQPAELNILTHRVVNAALLDAQLVPPLSDCAVIIGSSRSHQASWEMLARQLSLKDSRQTSINLENWLDTLPHMNAIASARQIGATGIVLAPMAACATGIWAIAQAAFLIQSGQCQRAIAGAVEAPITPLTLSGFQQMGALAKTGAYPFDLYREGLVLGEGAAVLVLESAELAQDRQAKVYGEILGFGLTADAYHPNQPEPEAKSAIAAIKQCLERSCLKPKDLDYIHAHGTGTLLNDRVESMIIQQMFPQGVAISSTKGSSGHTLGASGALGVAFSLMALQDKILPPCVGLQQPEFDLDFVTVAKQSQIRRVLCLSFGFGGQNAAIALGN from the coding sequence GTGAAGGTTGTTGTCACTGGTATTGGTCTAGTTTCTGCTTTGGGCAACAGCTTAAAGGATAGCTGGCAAGATTTGCTGGCAGGTAAATCTGGAATTAAATTACATCAACCATTTCCAGAACTGGAAGTACTTCCTCTAGGATTAATTGATCAACAACCAGCCGAATTAAATATCCTCACCCATCGGGTGGTTAACGCTGCACTGCTTGATGCCCAGTTGGTTCCACCTTTGTCTGATTGTGCTGTGATCATTGGATCGAGTCGTAGTCATCAGGCGTCTTGGGAGATGCTCGCACGGCAGTTGAGCCTTAAAGATTCCCGCCAAACCTCAATAAATTTAGAGAATTGGTTAGATACCTTACCGCACATGAATGCGATCGCCTCAGCACGGCAAATCGGGGCAACGGGGATAGTTTTAGCACCAATGGCAGCTTGTGCTACGGGAATTTGGGCGATCGCCCAAGCAGCTTTCCTGATCCAATCTGGACAGTGTCAACGGGCGATCGCTGGAGCAGTGGAAGCACCAATTACACCCCTGACTTTATCAGGATTTCAGCAAATGGGTGCTTTGGCGAAAACAGGGGCTTATCCTTTTGATTTGTACCGAGAAGGCTTAGTATTAGGTGAAGGTGCGGCGGTGCTTGTTTTGGAATCAGCAGAGTTAGCACAAGATCGGCAAGCAAAAGTTTATGGTGAAATTCTCGGTTTTGGACTGACAGCCGATGCATATCATCCTAACCAGCCAGAACCTGAGGCGAAAAGTGCGATCGCCGCAATCAAGCAATGTCTAGAACGCAGTTGCTTAAAACCAAAAGATCTCGATTACATTCACGCTCATGGTACTGGCACGCTCCTAAATGACCGAGTAGAGAGCATGATCATCCAACAGATGTTTCCCCAAGGGGTAGCGATTAGTTCCACCAAAGGCAGTTCAGGTCATACCCTAGGCGCTTCCGGAGCCTTGGGCGTAGCTTTTTCGCTGATGGCATTGCAAGATAAAATTTTACCGCCTTGTGTGGGATTGCAGCAGCCAGAGTTTGATTTAGATTTCGTAACTGTAGCCAAACAAAGTCAAATTCGGCGGGTTCTCTGTTTAAGTTTTGGTTTTGGCGGTCAAAATGCGGCGATCGCCTTGGGTAACTGA
- a CDS encoding DUF928 domain-containing protein: protein MKLIKTNLCFLAFSLPLFSQAAQVQAQSVPTTKTWQISQAFKPPQREAPPASAGGASRGTSCVKGNKAFTPLIPANKLGLTFSERPTFFWYVPPSPVKTAQLLVLDDSGKNVFYETSLTLPDKTGIISYTLPDNTPALEVGKTYRWYLTLVCDDQDSSSNPRVDGWVKRTQPELTLSEALLKSNLQQLPTLYADAGIWHEALTSLVQLRRTGTNKLKTTLNWRQFLNSVGLNAIASEPLIDCCTAKNNQ, encoded by the coding sequence ATGAAATTGATCAAGACGAACCTTTGTTTCCTAGCATTTTCCTTACCTTTGTTTTCTCAAGCGGCACAGGTACAGGCTCAGTCAGTCCCCACAACAAAAACTTGGCAAATTAGTCAGGCATTTAAGCCACCACAGCGGGAAGCACCTCCTGCAAGTGCTGGTGGTGCTTCCCGTGGTACTTCTTGCGTAAAAGGTAATAAGGCATTTACCCCCTTAATACCAGCAAATAAATTAGGGCTGACCTTCTCTGAGCGTCCCACTTTTTTCTGGTATGTGCCGCCATCTCCAGTCAAAACTGCCCAGTTGCTTGTTCTTGATGATAGCGGCAAGAACGTATTTTATGAAACTTCTTTGACGCTTCCCGATAAAACTGGCATTATTAGCTACACTCTCCCTGACAATACACCTGCCCTGGAAGTAGGTAAAACTTACCGTTGGTATCTGACACTTGTTTGTGATGATCAAGACTCCAGCAGCAATCCTCGCGTAGATGGTTGGGTAAAACGCACCCAACCAGAATTAACCCTGTCGGAGGCGCTCTTAAAATCAAACTTACAACAGTTACCGACTCTCTATGCAGACGCTGGGATTTGGCATGAAGCGCTGACTAGTCTGGTGCAGTTACGGCGTACTGGGACGAATAAGTTAAAAACTACTCTCAATTGGAGACAATTCTTGAACTCCGTCGGATTAAATGCGATCGCCTCTGAGCCATTAATCGATTGCTGCACAGCCAAAAATAATCAGTAA
- a CDS encoding CHASE2 domain-containing protein, translated as MWAKLKQQIWQWRVVIITVPNVTALVIAIRLTGLLQLLELTAWDQFFIHRPREAFDNRIVIVEINEADIRQQRQWPMSDATLANLLEKIKQQQPRAIGLDLYRDLAVNPGHSDLVKVFESTPNLIGVQKVSQTDDSDPVNPPTVLKQRQQVGANDIPLDGDGKIRRGLLYLNLKNGDTLTSFGLKLALLYLKAEGITDSQRSPTTNPNYLELGRGVFPIFEANDGGYVRANAGSYQVLLNYRGQIQQFPKVSLTSVLENRISPDLMRGRVVLIGSTAESLKDLFYTPYTSKVFAAPERMAGVTIHANLISQILSAAIDGRPLIQTLPEPLEWLWILVWSITGATLCWQQRHSSHLVATCVFLAAGGLIGSCFLGFLLGWWIPVVPPLLALGGSAIAIAQYIARSAAEMQKTFGRYLTDEVVANLLETPSGLKLGGERRKVTILVSDLRGFSAISEQLPPEKVVKILNLYLEVMTDVINYYQGTINEFIGDGILVMFGAPISRPDDSQRAIACAVAMQLAMQKVNEQNEIMNLPILEMGIGINTGEVVAGNVGSQKRAQYTVIGSHVNLAARVETYTVGGQILISEYTGQDASIELRINDQLRVEPKGIKYPITLYDVGGIGGKYKLFLPKKAENLVKLSQEVAVEYVVLQGKHAVGTVFQGELVSLSENGAELRLPSALRSAQSLHSLEILSNLKLKILTEPELLTEDADIYAKVIKQSTVDEHHWLIRFTAVPPKAIAFLKALRDTNSH; from the coding sequence ATGTGGGCAAAGCTGAAGCAGCAAATCTGGCAATGGCGGGTTGTGATCATTACAGTTCCCAATGTCACAGCCTTAGTGATTGCCATCCGTTTGACTGGATTGCTGCAATTGCTGGAATTGACCGCGTGGGATCAGTTTTTTATCCACCGTCCGCGAGAGGCATTTGATAACCGCATAGTTATAGTTGAGATTAATGAAGCAGATATTCGTCAGCAGAGGCAATGGCCGATGTCTGATGCCACCCTTGCCAATTTACTAGAGAAGATAAAGCAGCAGCAACCGAGAGCCATCGGTTTAGACCTCTATCGGGACTTAGCCGTAAATCCCGGTCATTCAGACCTTGTTAAAGTATTTGAGTCCACACCCAACTTAATTGGAGTTCAAAAAGTCTCTCAGACTGATGATAGTGATCCGGTCAATCCACCAACCGTACTGAAGCAACGCCAACAGGTTGGGGCAAATGACATACCCCTAGATGGAGATGGCAAAATCCGTAGGGGCTTACTATACCTGAATTTAAAGAATGGCGATACCTTAACAAGCTTTGGGCTAAAACTGGCATTATTGTACTTGAAAGCTGAGGGCATTACCGATAGCCAGCGTTCCCCAACAACCAACCCAAATTACTTGGAATTAGGTCGGGGTGTTTTCCCGATTTTTGAAGCCAATGATGGCGGTTACGTGCGGGCGAATGCAGGAAGCTATCAAGTACTGTTAAATTACCGAGGACAAATACAGCAGTTTCCTAAAGTATCCCTGACATCCGTATTAGAAAACCGCATCTCACCAGACTTAATGCGGGGACGAGTGGTGTTAATTGGTTCAACCGCTGAGAGTTTAAAGGATCTGTTCTATACACCTTACACCAGTAAAGTGTTTGCCGCCCCAGAACGAATGGCGGGTGTGACAATTCATGCTAATTTGATTAGTCAAATTTTGAGTGCGGCTATAGATGGGCGTCCGCTGATTCAGACTTTACCTGAGCCTTTAGAATGGCTGTGGATTTTAGTTTGGTCAATCACGGGTGCTACCTTGTGTTGGCAGCAACGCCACAGCAGCCACCTAGTTGCTACCTGTGTTTTTCTAGCGGCTGGTGGTTTGATTGGCAGCTGTTTTCTCGGCTTTCTGCTTGGTTGGTGGATTCCTGTGGTACCGCCACTTTTAGCATTAGGCGGTTCGGCGATCGCGATCGCCCAGTATATCGCCCGTAGCGCTGCCGAAATGCAAAAAACCTTTGGTCGCTATCTGACAGATGAAGTAGTCGCCAATTTGCTAGAAACACCTTCTGGCTTAAAGCTGGGGGGAGAAAGGAGAAAAGTCACAATTCTCGTATCTGACTTAAGAGGGTTTTCTGCCATTTCAGAACAATTACCACCGGAAAAAGTGGTGAAAATTCTCAATCTTTACCTGGAAGTGATGACAGATGTCATTAACTATTACCAAGGTACGATTAATGAATTTATTGGCGATGGTATCTTGGTGATGTTTGGTGCGCCTATTAGTCGCCCGGATGATTCCCAAAGAGCGATCGCCTGTGCTGTTGCTATGCAATTAGCAATGCAAAAAGTGAATGAGCAAAATGAAATCATGAATCTGCCAATTCTCGAAATGGGAATTGGTATCAATACAGGCGAGGTGGTAGCGGGAAATGTTGGTTCTCAAAAACGCGCCCAGTATACAGTTATCGGCAGTCATGTCAATCTAGCCGCTCGCGTCGAGACTTATACTGTCGGTGGACAGATTTTAATTTCTGAGTATACCGGGCAAGATGCCAGCATTGAACTCAGAATTAATGACCAATTGCGAGTAGAACCGAAGGGTATCAAATATCCCATCACCCTTTATGATGTTGGTGGGATTGGTGGCAAATATAAGCTGTTCTTGCCCAAAAAAGCCGAGAATTTGGTGAAATTGAGTCAGGAAGTGGCTGTTGAGTATGTAGTATTGCAAGGAAAACACGCAGTCGGGACAGTTTTTCAGGGGGAATTAGTCAGTCTCTCAGAAAACGGGGCAGAATTGCGATTGCCTTCAGCACTGCGCTCCGCGCAATCGCTTCATTCATTGGAAATTTTAAGTAACCTCAAGCTGAAGATATTGACTGAACCAGAATTGCTGACAGAGGACGCAGACATCTATGCCAAGGTAATCAAACAATCAACTGTTGATGAGCATCATTGGCTGATTCGGTTTACAGCCGTACCCCCAAAAGCGATCGCATTTCTCAAGGCACTACGCGATACTAACAGTCATTGA
- a CDS encoding SUKH-3 domain-containing protein translates to MAVFSEETTTLLYHAEWHESWNIDTTEYKEVLESEGYSIYPTVMNFLSSFGGLHVKYPHKRVPRLEDDFHFNVPEAVANIYPERVKDYSDRVGVPLCIIGESNRVHMVLMMAPEGKVYAGYDEFMVFVGDSGVDAIEALCSGRDLVEIPFIESDG, encoded by the coding sequence ATGGCAGTTTTTTCCGAAGAAACAACTACATTACTTTATCATGCCGAATGGCACGAATCATGGAATATAGATACAACTGAATACAAGGAGGTTTTAGAATCAGAAGGTTATTCAATATATCCTACTGTTATGAACTTCCTGAGTAGTTTTGGGGGGCTTCACGTCAAATATCCTCATAAACGAGTCCCCCGATTAGAGGATGATTTTCACTTCAATGTTCCAGAAGCAGTAGCAAATATTTATCCTGAGAGGGTCAAAGATTATAGTGACCGAGTTGGTGTCCCACTTTGTATTATTGGTGAATCTAATCGAGTCCACATGGTTTTGATGATGGCTCCAGAAGGCAAAGTTTATGCAGGTTATGATGAGTTTATGGTCTTTGTTGGGGATTCAGGTGTCGATGCAATTGAGGCTTTATGTAGTGGACGAGACTTAGTAGAAATCCCATTTATTGAGAGCGACGGATAG
- a CDS encoding DUF6972 family protein has protein sequence MSRHKVQKSSFGNNAAPKKSSSLNQASSWTNPYQQRNAKASEQPINTVKPPTTAEWLQDNIFLKAIETRKAQLQRQQLEENAGTEPQIESIQTKLTVGEPGDKYEQEADMMASRVMSMPDNAVQRASVEVQTKPANAFTPIVQRAARPEMGRTSQAHGNIESRLNSSKGGGRPLPLDVRGFMEPRFGADFSSVRVHTGSEAVQMSRELGAQAFTHGSDVYYGEGKAPGNNDLTAHELTHVVQQTGTIQRQNTPLQLARSNSKPKNSYNINNKVAFVREEGLNLRQKPDQKSASLAQLKFGQRVYILEDSAPQSGWQKVAVLGKTGYAFAPRIHQPPDKLIQQDPALSLIKVQSGENFWDLVKKMYGIKGNESTPDQNINHFINAIRAFNKPEAFKVKTGSFSNSVIPGRDASNTELIGGVDLWIPSFGVAAKMDVGSGTVTGEVSRNLKKIDQKLQDFKLACQLSGQFIPGAIARHAANASKGLLEGLIKFAKEAAIILATSTTVGALIGSMFGGVGAIPGAEIGFEIGLLILEIYGLKMLVEAVFGIAGNLLSQLGQFIKLVWTANGDRKKLEEAAKSLAEALGSLVDAILLALVAYLAKKGADAFSKTKFAQTVGETPLMQWLKERQQLKTSRQTLKDTLEIGAKRQALRKSTLDESQVNKHLPNTAESNKLIRKEGSAHVFKDRATMDRVTQEIINRGDYLGTVRGHDRWGLSFDKPIGERIAKDGSKIPLTFGELKLKGGKYHAVPRTKSAK, from the coding sequence ATGTCTCGCCATAAAGTACAAAAGTCATCTTTTGGGAACAATGCGGCTCCCAAGAAAAGCAGTTCCTTGAACCAAGCAAGCTCTTGGACAAACCCTTATCAACAGAGAAACGCCAAAGCCTCAGAACAGCCGATAAATACTGTCAAACCACCGACAACAGCCGAATGGCTACAAGATAATATCTTCCTCAAAGCGATAGAAACTAGAAAAGCGCAACTTCAGAGACAACAGCTAGAGGAGAATGCTGGCACTGAACCACAGATAGAATCAATTCAGACAAAGTTAACAGTGGGGGAGCCTGGGGATAAATACGAGCAAGAAGCAGACATGATGGCTAGTCGCGTTATGTCTATGCCTGATAATGCTGTACAACGGGCATCAGTAGAAGTACAAACCAAGCCGGCAAATGCTTTCACCCCAATTGTGCAACGAGCAGCAAGACCAGAAATGGGTAGAACTTCACAGGCTCATGGTAATATTGAGAGCCGGTTGAATAGCAGTAAAGGTGGTGGTAGACCATTACCTCTTGATGTGCGAGGTTTCATGGAACCCCGCTTTGGTGCTGATTTTAGCTCAGTGCGGGTGCATACAGGCAGTGAAGCAGTGCAGATGAGTCGAGAGTTAGGGGCACAGGCATTTACTCATGGAAGTGATGTTTACTATGGGGAAGGAAAAGCGCCAGGGAATAATGATTTGACAGCACATGAATTGACTCATGTGGTGCAGCAAACTGGAACTATTCAGCGTCAAAATACACCCCTGCAACTAGCCAGAAGTAATTCAAAACCCAAAAATTCTTACAATATTAATAATAAGGTAGCATTTGTTCGTGAAGAAGGTCTAAATTTACGCCAGAAACCTGATCAAAAATCTGCATCTCTAGCTCAATTAAAATTTGGTCAAAGGGTTTACATCTTAGAAGATTCTGCTCCTCAATCAGGTTGGCAGAAGGTCGCTGTCTTAGGAAAAACAGGTTATGCTTTTGCTCCAAGAATACATCAGCCGCCTGATAAGCTTATTCAACAAGATCCTGCGTTGAGTCTCATCAAAGTGCAATCGGGTGAAAATTTTTGGGATCTAGTTAAAAAAATGTATGGTATTAAAGGAAATGAAAGCACACCGGATCAAAATATTAATCATTTTATCAATGCGATTCGAGCTTTTAATAAACCAGAGGCATTTAAAGTAAAGACAGGCAGTTTTAGTAATTCAGTTATTCCTGGAAGAGATGCCTCAAATACCGAACTGATTGGAGGCGTAGATTTATGGATTCCTAGTTTTGGCGTAGCAGCAAAAATGGATGTGGGGAGTGGAACTGTAACAGGTGAAGTATCCCGAAACCTTAAAAAAATAGACCAAAAACTTCAAGATTTTAAGTTAGCCTGTCAACTTTCAGGTCAGTTTATTCCTGGCGCTATTGCCAGGCACGCTGCTAACGCTAGCAAAGGATTATTAGAGGGATTAATAAAGTTTGCGAAAGAGGCGGCAATAATCTTAGCAACAAGCACTACTGTTGGAGCTTTAATTGGTTCGATGTTTGGTGGCGTAGGAGCGATACCCGGAGCAGAAATAGGATTTGAAATTGGGCTTCTAATTCTTGAGATTTATGGTTTAAAGATGCTTGTAGAAGCCGTTTTTGGCATTGCTGGTAATCTATTATCACAGTTAGGTCAATTTATTAAACTTGTCTGGACTGCTAATGGTGATCGGAAAAAACTTGAGGAGGCAGCTAAGAGTTTAGCAGAAGCTTTAGGAAGCTTAGTAGATGCGATTTTACTGGCATTGGTGGCATATCTTGCTAAGAAAGGAGCAGATGCTTTTAGTAAAACCAAATTTGCTCAGACCGTTGGCGAAACACCTTTAATGCAGTGGTTGAAAGAACGTCAACAGTTGAAGACATCAAGGCAAACACTAAAAGATACCCTAGAGATAGGGGCAAAACGGCAGGCACTAAGAAAATCGACTCTGGATGAAAGTCAAGTAAATAAACATCTTCCCAATACTGCCGAGTCGAATAAATTAATTAGGAAAGAAGGGTCAGCCCATGTATTTAAAGATAGAGCTACAATGGACAGAGTGACTCAAGAGATAATTAATCGCGGAGATTATCTTGGCACAGTTCGTGGACATGATCGATGGGGGCTGTCATTTGACAAACCTATTGGTGAACGAATTGCCAAAGATGGATCAAAAATTCCATTAACTTTTGGTGAACTTAAATTAAAAGGAGGAAAGTATCATGCTGTCCCAAGAACAAAATCTGCTAAGTGA